Proteins from a genomic interval of Clostridium sp. M62/1:
- a CDS encoding DNRLRE domain-containing protein, giving the protein MRFDGSVRTYRTGDGEYTTVIGGYSGLYEREDGTVEEVDDTLIPLKEKREKEEPGEDEPQKASSSNAMPLRSISASSYLANAGGETDIQIPERITSARGIRIESGEDSMELIPSGGSFKRSLCEGNAIRFTDVYENIDYQYTVVGNTVKEDIILLEPSEKYEFTYQLKIPGLQAAKEDGRIVIYRDRKEEPVFLLDAPLMIDDDGETSSDLTMKLSGKKDRVTVTVKADEDWLEDEDRAYPVRIDPSPLVPSNELIMCTVSEGHPSSHYDWGSPSYVGYVDDSMKNCRVYIAVNMFDDANMQDILNSATNCLQATLEIHQQTDNSKGTSVFELGFPVVGWDANRVTWNSMPAVNPAPERHIFAGSAGENQTLSFDFTEVMNAWIAKTEPQGGFMLKAQVEAGETTDPAYRMAAETFANTYNSAQGPKITVVWEGNLEEEAMDLEKTTIDVTPSIVSTEIGGYSVSGVLTNGKTQEGAKISWQLMEEASEEEKDSGETEGAEEFIYPDFQKADLESDYDASLVSNWQAESGWTLDDLETDTIYYVSGTAEGYPLNEDGTADTEGEKITFTPEDSDTFLLYEVQQHDLVNRIARHYGVNPNTIARDNHLYKNQLAEADTILFIRGPKTAEPYSWQDNLTPLEEKLLENLLAGANVNCELGLEPVNLNTGNFYMTQEDFGIPELNGSFGITRSYNSSLPDYHNEFGYGWSSGLGDHLSILPDGTILYKRSDGKGIPFTKNGDTYEAPEGYAQTLTPLDSIEIDTATASDAEESGRNESGETGKDAKTDRPATETRVVTTEELLKEAEQRKLASGRSFAENLVTGLPRASSSDARKQSGEPDSEKEEKESAIAPPACAGWKVTDTDGSTFVFDAQGFLQYHEDRQGRRTTFVYSDDYDLLQIKSPTGKILDITMDEKGRITEAGLPDGTQVSYEYDEDGNLVQYTNQAGDTRRYEYDDSHRMTAWYDENGTCVTANVYDGEGRVTKQTDGNGNTAVLTYADGCTTVTDNNGNITEYCYDSQYRTTRIVYPDGSELRYTYDENGYRSSETDELGNTTAYTYDRNGNLLTETRADGSRASFTYNEANQLLTATDYEGGTTAYTYDERGNLLTATDPEGNTVSLTYDGQSRLISMTDANGGTVTLQYDGAAVTSITDGEGHTAHFTYDAMNRLLTQTDGSGRTEKWTYNKNGWNLTETAGDGGTTVYEYSPAGEVLSITDPMGTETAFTYDPMHNILSGTDAKGNTLTYAYDGNYNRISETDALGRTTVYAYDGRNRLISVTDAKGQKISYILDAKGNQIAASDRRGNTVHTEYDSILGLPVLVTDAMGYESRYEYDRNGRLLRQTNPDGTTQAYEYDKNGRVIRMTAPNGLVTELGYDGNGNIVRLSDDETRVYTFTYNHNNQLTKARDPLGGETACVYDGAGNLLTFTDANGHSTRYRYDGASRLQEVIDALDGVTATDYDLNGRIVKSTDANGHSDEFYYSEIGEFLAQTDALGHVTAREYDPVGNVTKTTDALKGETRIVYDELNQPVALTDALDHEYQTAYDENGNLVRIQMPDGDTVTMEYDANNRIITSTDEAGVVTAYTYDEMGRVTKKKDNIGNTTLYGYDESGNLIWQSDTIGRTAFYEYDPFGRLVEQTDFGQTVTRYEYDALDRLTRVIQPDGTAYAYEYDPAGNLIKTTEPGEAVYIYAYDAINRVTSETNPLGAVTGYTYDAVGNLLSALDAEGAETSYAYDDTDRLTSVTNGRRNTELYEYDELSRLLSFTTPEGNKTEYRYDALGNVTKVKDPNGLITEYRYDVMGNLIEAISPKGAKTSYTYDKHDELTSETDPAGNTTVYEVDLNRLVTKLTQKNGGSYVYTYDPVHRLTGITTPLGLTRTFEYDPADNIIEDSDSLGRNSSYEYDVMHRMTKVRDPEGGITEFGYDIRGNQNAVTDALGYTWNYEYDLIDQLKASVDPEGKATEYAYNQVGRLISQTKPGERTTQYSYDPAYNLIGITDPKGYFYSYTYDKDDRLIGTKNPLGETTETVYDPGSRITDYTDRMGLSEHYAYDPHGNLLTFTGTSGLNTRFSYDILDNLTEVTLPSGLKTRYTYDEMGNVTAVEDTMGRVTGYTYDLEGNRTSLTNAEGRTEKWSYDAGGRLTSYTTNSGDTIRYDYNKLNNLVEKSYENAEDTVIVGKNGEPAAGQDEEAEKGVLYGYDALGQRVSMMDLTGESTYQYDGLGRITQVTNGSGQTVSYTYDGSDQLESITYPDGTSVHYRYDKNDNLTEVIGRDGESTTYEYDAINRITQIHRPNGISTYNTYNARDQIVTMKNTCDDCGWVVSQYDYTYDDRGFIIGEDAIESLYGYAWDDKHDGKHENGRHDDKYPHGGQHRNKHDKDGKDNYQIVETNRTFEYDEDGKLLKSTEKEENQGTYTYEYTYDDMGNRLSYTKKRNGTVQESAEYTYNLSNQPVHAKLYDGKKHTEMEYGYDADGNLVSENGTKGTDKVELSYYYTVENRLKAVYEKDNLLAAMAYDGDGNRTFQLSYNLHTDDDFKGNSGNGNGNNKDNTGSGNKGNNGKESGKEKTSISPEDALLSYQALTLSLEELLRPQEESKATASDAEEKRTENALLPETETREEADQIISLFKKKNENGNNGNNGDGGNGNHYGWDAASPSDAEEKPDQGNNGNGNGNKDKDKGNNGNKDKDKGNNGNGNTNNTGGSENQSGILMPEKPVSAIEQGLIDLIKTEGHQKNYELVEYVSDVNREYAEVLMEVNIDGEPDTAYAYGNERLTVERFTGWTGYYTYDPRGSVSGVTDADGGLWASYRYNATGKMTFGEPEYNNIYGYNAESYNPMLELQYLRARYYDVERGNFLTEDTYLGDISDPLTLNRYNYVKSNPLNYIDPSGFVSEYLTGPSYDPDDSWKANNYPLSQTGSERTEFPVPVVSGTEAVRELWGSVSKGVDHFLRELDQAIDIGTKYLKQIGKWMEEAVGASVVDVCGKVVEIGEEIGEVLVSFLAGMLMGIDNAFAIPTDVSDEIFSEHADAYNLGKILGRSGIIAVLSIMAGMFVGGVGAAAGATIVIGGAAVLVTTSAIAITWNALTQGHLTLAVSNEGSSSGKGNTSDEGKGNSDSKKNKIPDNDSTTGHIFRDAEGHIPDTPENRALLEDVANDPANFRGTDKYGNEWYTKIQSDGSQVWVESRNGNIFEGGVNNTPKPWNPETGLKKP; this is encoded by the coding sequence GTGCGCTTTGACGGCTCCGTCCGTACCTACCGTACCGGGGACGGAGAGTATACAACCGTGATCGGCGGGTATTCCGGACTCTATGAGCGGGAAGACGGCACAGTGGAAGAGGTGGATGACACTCTGATTCCTCTGAAGGAAAAGAGAGAGAAGGAGGAACCCGGTGAAGATGAGCCGCAGAAGGCCAGCAGCTCTAACGCCATGCCTTTAAGGAGCATTTCTGCCTCCTCCTACCTGGCTAATGCAGGCGGTGAAACAGATATTCAGATCCCGGAGCGGATTACGTCTGCGCGGGGCATCCGCATCGAGTCCGGGGAAGACAGCATGGAGCTGATCCCCTCCGGCGGCAGCTTCAAACGGAGCCTCTGTGAGGGAAATGCTATCCGTTTTACGGATGTATATGAAAACATTGACTACCAGTATACGGTAGTTGGGAATACGGTGAAGGAGGACATTATCCTTCTGGAACCGTCAGAGAAGTATGAGTTTACCTACCAGTTAAAGATTCCGGGCCTCCAGGCGGCCAAAGAGGACGGCCGCATTGTGATTTACCGGGACAGAAAAGAGGAGCCGGTATTTCTTCTGGATGCGCCTCTGATGATTGATGACGACGGAGAAACAAGCAGCGATCTGACTATGAAGCTGTCCGGGAAGAAGGACCGGGTGACTGTGACAGTGAAGGCAGACGAGGACTGGCTGGAGGATGAGGACCGAGCCTATCCGGTCCGTATCGATCCGAGTCCCCTGGTTCCATCCAATGAGCTTATCATGTGTACGGTGTCTGAAGGACATCCGTCTTCCCACTATGACTGGGGAAGCCCGTCTTACGTGGGATATGTGGACGACAGTATGAAAAACTGCCGCGTCTATATTGCAGTCAATATGTTCGACGATGCCAACATGCAGGATATTCTGAATTCTGCCACAAACTGCCTGCAGGCAACCCTGGAGATCCACCAGCAGACAGACAACAGCAAGGGCACAAGTGTCTTCGAGCTTGGTTTTCCGGTGGTGGGCTGGGATGCCAACCGCGTGACCTGGAATTCTATGCCGGCCGTTAACCCGGCGCCGGAACGCCATATTTTTGCAGGCTCTGCCGGAGAGAACCAGACTCTGTCCTTTGACTTTACTGAGGTGATGAACGCCTGGATCGCAAAGACAGAGCCTCAGGGCGGCTTTATGCTGAAAGCCCAGGTGGAGGCCGGTGAGACGACGGATCCTGCCTACCGCATGGCGGCAGAGACCTTTGCAAATACCTACAATTCAGCCCAGGGCCCGAAGATCACTGTGGTATGGGAGGGAAATCTGGAAGAAGAGGCCATGGATCTGGAAAAGACCACGATAGATGTAACTCCGTCTATTGTCAGCACCGAGATTGGGGGATACAGCGTATCCGGCGTCCTGACAAACGGAAAGACACAGGAGGGCGCAAAGATTTCCTGGCAGCTGATGGAAGAGGCCTCAGAGGAGGAAAAAGACAGCGGGGAGACAGAGGGCGCAGAGGAGTTTATCTACCCGGATTTCCAGAAAGCAGATCTGGAGAGCGATTATGATGCCAGTCTGGTTTCCAACTGGCAGGCAGAGAGCGGATGGACCCTGGACGACCTGGAAACAGATACGATCTATTACGTGTCAGGAACCGCCGAGGGATATCCGCTAAATGAAGACGGAACGGCTGATACTGAGGGGGAGAAAATCACCTTTACACCGGAAGACAGTGATACCTTCCTGCTCTATGAGGTGCAGCAGCACGATCTGGTAAACCGGATTGCCCGTCACTACGGGGTAAATCCCAACACCATCGCAAGAGATAACCACCTGTACAAAAATCAGCTGGCAGAAGCGGATACAATCCTCTTCATCCGCGGACCGAAGACAGCAGAGCCCTACTCCTGGCAGGATAATCTGACGCCTCTTGAAGAGAAGCTCTTGGAAAATCTGCTGGCAGGAGCCAATGTCAACTGTGAGCTGGGTCTGGAGCCTGTGAATCTGAATACAGGAAACTTCTACATGACCCAGGAGGACTTTGGGATTCCGGAATTAAACGGCAGCTTTGGCATCACGAGAAGCTACAACTCCTCCCTGCCGGACTACCACAATGAGTTCGGCTATGGCTGGAGCTCCGGCTTAGGCGACCACCTGTCCATCCTGCCGGACGGAACGATCCTCTATAAGAGGAGCGATGGAAAGGGCATCCCCTTTACAAAGAACGGGGATACCTACGAGGCGCCGGAAGGCTATGCCCAGACGCTTACTCCCCTGGACTCCATTGAGATCGACACTGCCACCGCCTCTGACGCAGAGGAGAGCGGCAGAAACGAATCCGGGGAAACCGGCAAGGATGCGAAAACTGACCGGCCTGCCACAGAAACAAGGGTTGTCACCACGGAGGAGCTTTTAAAGGAGGCAGAGCAGAGAAAGCTGGCGTCCGGGAGGAGCTTTGCTGAAAATCTGGTGACAGGACTTCCAAGAGCCAGCAGCTCAGACGCCAGAAAGCAGTCCGGTGAACCGGACAGCGAGAAAGAGGAGAAAGAAAGCGCCATCGCCCCGCCGGCCTGCGCCGGATGGAAGGTGACAGACACGGACGGAAGTACATTCGTGTTTGACGCCCAGGGATTTCTCCAGTACCATGAGGATCGGCAGGGCCGCCGCACCACCTTCGTCTACAGTGACGATTATGACCTGCTTCAGATCAAATCTCCTACGGGAAAAATTCTCGACATCACCATGGACGAGAAGGGTAGGATCACAGAGGCAGGTCTGCCGGATGGCACCCAGGTAAGCTATGAGTACGACGAGGATGGAAATCTGGTTCAGTATACTAACCAGGCCGGAGATACCCGCCGATATGAGTATGACGACAGTCACCGCATGACGGCCTGGTATGATGAGAACGGCACCTGCGTCACGGCAAATGTCTATGACGGGGAGGGGCGTGTGACGAAGCAGACGGACGGAAATGGAAACACTGCCGTTTTGACCTATGCCGACGGCTGTACCACCGTCACCGACAATAATGGCAATATCACAGAATACTGCTATGACAGCCAGTACCGAACCACCCGGATTGTATACCCGGACGGAAGCGAGCTGCGCTATACCTACGATGAAAACGGATACCGGTCATCAGAGACAGATGAGCTGGGAAATACCACCGCCTACACCTATGACAGGAATGGAAATCTCCTGACTGAGACGAGGGCCGACGGTTCCAGGGCCTCCTTCACCTATAATGAGGCAAACCAGCTCTTAACCGCCACTGACTATGAGGGCGGCACCACCGCCTATACCTATGACGAAAGAGGCAATCTCCTGACGGCCACGGATCCTGAGGGCAATACGGTTTCCCTCACCTACGACGGGCAGAGCCGCCTGATTTCCATGACGGATGCAAACGGCGGTACTGTTACCCTTCAGTATGACGGCGCTGCGGTGACATCCATCACCGATGGGGAGGGGCATACCGCCCATTTCACCTATGACGCCATGAACCGCCTTTTAACTCAGACAGACGGTTCCGGCCGCACAGAGAAGTGGACTTACAATAAAAACGGATGGAATCTTACAGAAACAGCAGGGGACGGGGGAACCACGGTCTATGAATACAGCCCGGCGGGAGAGGTGCTGTCCATTACCGATCCTATGGGAACGGAAACTGCCTTCACCTACGATCCCATGCACAACATCCTGAGCGGGACAGACGCAAAGGGAAATACTCTGACTTACGCCTACGACGGGAACTACAATCGGATATCCGAAACGGATGCTCTGGGCCGCACCACGGTCTACGCATATGACGGCAGAAACCGCCTGATTTCCGTGACGGACGCCAAAGGGCAGAAGATTTCCTATATCCTGGACGCGAAGGGAAACCAGATTGCAGCTTCTGACCGGAGAGGAAACACGGTACATACCGAATACGATTCGATCCTTGGTCTTCCCGTCCTGGTAACGGACGCCATGGGCTACGAGAGCCGGTATGAGTATGATCGAAACGGCCGCCTGCTCAGGCAGACGAACCCTGACGGAACCACCCAGGCCTATGAGTACGACAAAAACGGCCGTGTGATCCGCATGACAGCGCCAAACGGTCTTGTCACAGAGCTTGGCTATGATGGAAACGGAAATATCGTCCGCCTGTCCGATGACGAGACGAGGGTTTATACATTTACCTACAACCACAACAACCAGCTCACGAAAGCGAGAGATCCGCTGGGAGGTGAAACCGCCTGCGTCTACGACGGAGCCGGAAACCTTCTGACTTTCACCGATGCCAACGGCCACAGCACCCGGTATCGCTATGACGGGGCCAGCCGCTTACAGGAAGTGATCGATGCCCTGGACGGAGTGACCGCCACTGATTATGATTTAAACGGCCGCATAGTGAAAAGCACCGACGCCAACGGTCACAGTGATGAATTCTATTACAGCGAAATCGGAGAGTTCCTGGCCCAGACAGACGCTTTGGGCCATGTGACTGCCCGCGAGTACGACCCAGTGGGCAATGTGACGAAAACCACCGATGCCCTGAAAGGGGAAACCAGGATTGTCTACGACGAGTTAAACCAGCCGGTTGCGCTGACTGACGCCCTGGATCACGAGTACCAGACCGCCTATGACGAGAACGGAAATCTGGTAAGGATTCAGATGCCTGACGGCGATACTGTCACTATGGAATACGATGCGAACAACCGGATCATTACGAGCACGGACGAGGCCGGCGTCGTAACCGCCTACACTTATGATGAGATGGGCCGCGTCACGAAGAAGAAGGACAATATCGGGAATACCACCCTCTATGGTTACGACGAAAGCGGGAATCTCATCTGGCAGAGCGACACCATCGGAAGGACCGCCTTCTATGAGTACGATCCCTTCGGACGTCTGGTAGAACAGACCGACTTCGGACAGACCGTTACCCGCTACGAGTACGATGCCCTGGACCGTCTGACCAGAGTAATACAGCCGGACGGCACCGCTTATGCCTACGAATACGATCCGGCAGGAAATCTTATAAAGACCACGGAACCGGGAGAGGCGGTCTATATCTACGCTTATGACGCCATCAACCGGGTCACCAGCGAAACCAATCCTCTGGGAGCAGTCACCGGGTATACCTATGACGCAGTGGGAAACCTCCTGTCCGCCCTGGACGCGGAAGGGGCTGAAACCTCCTACGCCTACGATGATACTGACCGGCTCACCTCCGTCACCAACGGGCGCAGAAACACGGAACTTTACGAGTATGACGAGCTGTCCCGTCTGCTGAGCTTCACCACGCCGGAGGGAAATAAGACGGAATACCGATATGACGCCCTGGGGAACGTGACGAAGGTTAAGGATCCCAACGGCCTGATCACCGAGTACCGATACGATGTGATGGGAAACCTTATCGAGGCCATTTCCCCGAAGGGGGCAAAGACTTCCTATACCTATGACAAACATGACGAGCTGACCAGCGAAACCGATCCGGCGGGAAACACCACCGTCTACGAGGTGGATTTAAACCGCCTGGTGACAAAGCTGACCCAGAAAAACGGGGGCTCCTACGTCTATACCTACGATCCTGTCCACCGTCTGACCGGTATCACCACCCCACTGGGCCTGACCCGTACCTTCGAGTACGATCCGGCAGACAATATCATAGAGGACAGCGACAGTCTGGGAAGAAACAGCTCCTATGAGTACGACGTGATGCACCGGATGACGAAGGTAAGAGATCCGGAAGGGGGAATTACGGAATTCGGATACGACATCCGCGGCAATCAGAACGCCGTCACCGATGCCCTGGGATATACCTGGAACTATGAGTATGATCTCATTGATCAGCTGAAGGCCAGTGTGGATCCGGAGGGAAAGGCCACTGAGTATGCCTACAACCAGGTGGGACGCCTGATTTCCCAGACAAAACCGGGAGAGAGAACCACGCAGTATTCCTACGATCCGGCCTACAACCTCATCGGAATCACAGATCCGAAAGGATATTTCTACAGCTATACCTATGATAAAGACGATCGCCTGATTGGAACGAAAAACCCCTTAGGCGAGACCACCGAAACTGTTTACGATCCGGGCAGCCGGATTACGGACTATACGGATCGGATGGGATTAAGCGAGCATTACGCCTACGATCCCCACGGAAACCTTCTGACCTTCACAGGAACCAGCGGCTTAAATACCCGGTTTTCCTATGATATCCTGGATAATCTGACAGAGGTAACGCTGCCCAGCGGCCTGAAGACCCGGTACACCTACGATGAGATGGGCAATGTGACGGCTGTGGAAGACACCATGGGCCGCGTCACCGGATATACCTACGATCTGGAGGGCAACCGTACCAGCCTGACAAACGCGGAGGGCCGGACGGAGAAATGGAGCTACGACGCGGGAGGACGTCTGACCAGTTATACGACCAACAGCGGCGACACCATCCGGTACGACTACAACAAGCTGAATAACCTGGTGGAGAAGTCCTACGAAAATGCAGAAGACACGGTGATTGTGGGGAAAAACGGGGAACCGGCTGCCGGACAGGACGAAGAGGCAGAAAAAGGCGTGCTTTACGGCTACGACGCTCTGGGCCAGCGGGTATCCATGATGGATCTTACCGGGGAAAGCACTTACCAGTATGACGGCCTCGGCCGCATCACCCAGGTGACAAACGGATCCGGGCAGACCGTCTCCTACACTTATGACGGTTCCGATCAGCTGGAGAGCATCACCTATCCCGACGGAACCAGCGTCCATTACCGCTACGATAAGAACGACAACCTGACCGAGGTCATCGGACGGGATGGGGAAAGCACCACCTATGAGTACGACGCCATCAACCGGATCACCCAGATCCACCGTCCAAACGGTATCAGCACCTACAATACCTACAATGCCAGAGATCAGATCGTTACCATGAAAAATACCTGTGACGACTGCGGATGGGTCGTGAGCCAGTACGATTATACCTATGATGATCGCGGTTTCATCATCGGTGAGGATGCCATCGAATCTCTCTACGGCTACGCATGGGATGACAAGCATGACGGAAAGCACGAGAACGGCCGTCATGACGACAAGTACCCTCACGGAGGCCAGCACCGGAACAAACATGATAAGGACGGAAAAGACAACTATCAGATCGTGGAGACAAACCGCACCTTCGAGTACGACGAGGACGGAAAGCTGTTAAAATCCACAGAGAAGGAAGAAAACCAGGGAACCTACACCTATGAGTATACCTACGATGACATGGGGAACCGGTTAAGCTATACGAAGAAGCGGAATGGAACCGTACAGGAGAGTGCGGAGTACACCTATAACCTGTCCAACCAGCCAGTCCATGCAAAACTCTATGACGGGAAGAAGCATACCGAAATGGAGTACGGCTATGACGCGGACGGAAACCTGGTTTCCGAGAACGGGACAAAGGGGACCGATAAGGTAGAGCTGAGCTACTACTATACGGTGGAGAACCGTCTGAAGGCTGTATACGAAAAAGACAACCTGCTGGCAGCCATGGCCTACGACGGAGACGGGAACCGGACCTTCCAGCTGTCCTACAACCTGCATACGGACGACGACTTCAAGGGAAACAGCGGGAATGGAAACGGGAACAACAAGGACAATACGGGAAGCGGAAATAAGGGGAACAACGGAAAGGAAAGCGGAAAAGAGAAAACATCCATCAGTCCGGAAGACGCCCTGTTATCCTACCAGGCTCTGACCCTGTCCTTAGAGGAACTGCTCCGGCCGCAGGAGGAGAGCAAAGCGACAGCATCCGATGCAGAGGAGAAGAGGACGGAAAACGCACTTCTGCCGGAAACAGAAACCAGGGAGGAAGCTGACCAGATCATTTCCCTGTTTAAAAAGAAGAATGAAAACGGAAACAACGGCAACAACGGAGATGGAGGAAACGGAAACCACTACGGCTGGGACGCCGCCAGCCCGTCGGATGCGGAGGAAAAGCCGGATCAGGGAAATAACGGGAACGGTAATGGGAACAAAGACAAGGACAAAGGCAACAACGGGAACAAAGATAAGGACAAAGGCAACAACGGCAACGGCAATACCAACAACACAGGCGGAAGCGAGAACCAGAGCGGAATCCTGATGCCGGAAAAGCCGGTATCAGCCATCGAGCAGGGCCTTATTGACCTGATTAAGACGGAAGGCCATCAGAAGAATTATGAGCTGGTGGAGTATGTGAGCGACGTGAACCGGGAATACGCAGAAGTCCTGATGGAAGTCAATATTGACGGCGAGCCGGATACGGCGTATGCTTACGGTAACGAGAGGCTGACCGTGGAGCGGTTTACCGGCTGGACAGGATACTATACCTACGATCCGAGGGGAAGCGTAAGCGGAGTGACGGACGCAGACGGCGGCCTGTGGGCGTCTTACCGGTATAACGCCACAGGAAAGATGACCTTCGGCGAGCCGGAGTATAACAATATCTACGGATATAATGCCGAGAGCTACAATCCGATGCTGGAGCTTCAGTACCTGAGAGCCAGATACTATGACGTGGAGAGGGGGAATTTCTTAACCGAGGACACTTACCTGGGAGACATCAGCGATCCGCTGACGCTGAACCGGTATAACTATGTAAAGTCTAACCCGTTAAATTACATCGATCCGAGCGGATTTGTGTCAGAGTATCTGACAGGCCCGTCGTATGATCCGGATGATTCGTGGAAAGCCAACAACTATCCGCTGTCACAGACAGGTTCAGAGAGAACCGAGTTCCCAGTACCAGTGGTATCGGGAACAGAGGCGGTCAGAGAGCTTTGGGGAAGTGTCTCTAAAGGTGTTGACCATTTTCTCAGAGAGCTTGATCAGGCGATAGATATTGGTACGAAATATCTAAAACAAATAGGAAAATGGATGGAGGAAGCAGTCGGTGCATCAGTTGTTGATGTATGCGGAAAAGTGGTAGAAATAGGAGAAGAGATAGGAGAAGTACTCGTATCATTTCTGGCCGGAATGCTGATGGGGATTGATAATGCATTTGCAATACCTACGGATGTATCTGATGAAATATTCAGTGAGCATGCAGACGCCTACAACCTGGGAAAGATTCTGGGCCGCTCAGGTATAATAGCGGTATTGTCAATCATGGCAGGAATGTTTGTGGGAGGAGTAGGAGCCGCGGCAGGAGCAACGATTGTCATAGGAGGAGCGGCAGTTCTTGTCACAACATCAGCAATTGCAATAACCTGGAATGCATTGACACAGGGTCATTTAACACTCGCAGTTTCAAATGAGGGAAGCAGCAGTGGAAAAGGGAATACAAGCGATGAAGGTAAGGGGAATTCTGATTCTAAAAAGAATAAAATACCTGATAATGATTCAACGACAGGACACATTTTTAGAGATGCAGAAGGTCATATTCCAGATACTCCAGAAAATAGAGCATTATTAGAAGATGTCGCGAATGATCCTGCCAATTTCCGTGGAACTGATAAGTATGGGAATGAATGGTATACAAAGATTCAGAGCGATGGGAGTCAAGTATGGGTAGAATCAAGAAATGGAAATATTTTTGAAGGTGGAGTTAATAATACACCGAAACCGTGGAATCCAGAAACAGGCCTGAAAAAGCCATGA
- a CDS encoding RHS repeat domain-containing protein, which produces MERFTGWTGYYTYDPRGSVSGVADADGGLWASYRYNATGKMTFGEPEYNQIYGYNAESYNPMLELQYLRARYYDVERGNFLTEDTYLGDISDPLTLNRYNYVKSNPLNYIDPSGFVSEYLTGPSYDPDDSWKANNYPLSQTGSERTEFPVSVVSGTEAVRELWGSVSKGVANAVDMISENVSHAVKNKVKDLMEAAVKASVMIVCSDTVQLLHDVGNAIFSFIIGTVYGALEPASVLLDFLIDSGGYDRAAFELGRIVGNAAAIAAIFGMFFAGGGAISGAFMGGAMALTLGAAGAATVEIAAGATVIAAKGNSIAEALNSLISEMSGASNSGGKGTEEEGEKETEIHAGDKTPKGREYTKHGAERANERGFDSQKIDSIIDNNYKHRTKEIDKLTGKVTWRYQDKRGNTVITNEWGDKIVTVYSHPTSLNGGNYIPKN; this is translated from the coding sequence GTGGAGCGGTTTACCGGCTGGACGGGATACTACACCTACGATCCGAGGGGAAGCGTAAGCGGAGTGGCGGACGCAGACGGAGGCCTGTGGGCGTCCTACCGGTATAATGCCACGGGAAAGATGACCTTTGGCGAGCCGGAGTACAACCAGATCTACGGATACAATGCCGAGAGCTACAATCCGATGCTGGAGCTTCAGTACCTGAGAGCCAGATACTATGACGTGGAGAGGGGGAATTTCTTAACTGAAGATACTTACCTGGGAGATATCAGCGATCCGCTGACGCTGAACCGGTATAACTATGTAAAGAGTAATCCGTTAAACTATATCGATCCGAGCGGATTTGTGTCAGAGTATCTGACAGGCCCGTCGTATGATCCGGATGATTCGTGGAAAGCCAACAACTATCCGCTGTCACAGACAGGTTCAGAGAGAACCGAGTTTCCGGTGTCAGTGGTATCAGGAACAGAGGCGGTCAGAGAGCTTTGGGGAAGCGTATCAAAGGGCGTAGCCAATGCAGTAGACATGATCAGCGAAAATGTCAGCCATGCGGTAAAGAATAAAGTGAAAGACTTAATGGAAGCCGCTGTAAAAGCAAGCGTCATGATCGTGTGCAGTGATACGGTTCAGCTTTTACATGATGTGGGAAATGCCATATTCAGTTTCATAATAGGAACGGTTTACGGAGCATTGGAACCGGCCTCTGTGCTGCTTGACTTTCTGATCGACAGCGGAGGATATGACAGGGCAGCCTTTGAACTGGGAAGGATAGTAGGAAATGCGGCGGCAATTGCGGCGATTTTCGGAATGTTTTTCGCAGGAGGAGGAGCAATCAGCGGCGCTTTTATGGGCGGAGCGATGGCATTGACACTGGGAGCAGCGGGAGCGGCGACGGTGGAAATAGCGGCAGGAGCAACTGTGATAGCGGCGAAAGGGAATTCCATAGCGGAAGCACTGAATAGCCTGATATCGGAAATGTCAGGAGCTTCGAACTCTGGAGGAAAAGGAACAGAGGAAGAGGGGGAGAAGGAGACTGAGATACATGCTGGAGATAAAACTCCAAAAGGGCGTGAATATACAAAACATGGTGCAGAAAGGGCGAATGAGAGAGGATTTGACTCTCAGAAGATTGATAGCATTATTGATAACAATTATAAGCATCGTACAAAAGAAATTGATAAACTTACAGGAAAGGTGACTTGGAGATATCAAGATAAAAGAGGAAATACAGTAATTACAAACGAGTGGGGAGATAAAATAGTCACAGTTTATTCTCATCCTACCTCATTGAACGGCGGTAACTATATTCCTAAAAATTAA